The Candidatus Eisenbacteria bacterium genome has a segment encoding these proteins:
- a CDS encoding BatA and WFA domain-containing protein translates to MPSLSFLNPAFLWALPLAAIPILIHLLSRRRLPTVSFPTTQFLRQLEPREIRRLRLREILLLLLRTLAILLLALAFARPTLTPRNTVTHAAAAVAILIDDSQSMAALDDHARPRIQAARERAAAILEAGRPGDEMFLVTSTRPEAGGAERTADRVRLTRSLGQVEATALPARMPEALEAARRALERSPLQNRELYVITDLQRSNFDARARAQIEAAAQAAHLYVVPLVESRVPNHSFLEVDPLLRPSPQNRGMELRARIVNHADAASERLAIRIRRGDALIGGGDVTLRADETRWAAMPVDWRREEANLSGSVLVEADEDALAEDDRWYAVLGAPGRLRVLRITEARDGAAPPRFAALALDPGQDGRSGFVVENGTPASLLSLHRNRADVVLLEDVASISADAESRLREFLRQGGGLVVAMGPHSDPGYYGNRLFPGIIDLAIEGVEQAGAGGSYEIRARLSGHDILEGLSVEVGSPLTQSRLTGLVRSRPLSPRAEIVVQTTGGLPLVA, encoded by the coding sequence GTGCCTTCGCTCTCGTTCCTGAACCCGGCCTTCCTGTGGGCGCTTCCGCTCGCGGCGATCCCGATCCTGATCCACCTCCTGAGCCGGCGCCGGCTCCCGACCGTGTCCTTCCCGACGACGCAGTTCCTCCGCCAGCTCGAGCCGCGCGAGATCCGCCGGCTCCGTCTGCGCGAGATCCTCCTCCTGCTCCTGCGCACGCTCGCGATCCTGCTCCTGGCGCTCGCGTTCGCCCGTCCCACGCTGACGCCGCGAAACACGGTGACGCACGCCGCGGCCGCGGTCGCGATCCTGATCGACGACTCCCAGAGCATGGCCGCGCTCGACGATCACGCGCGCCCCCGGATCCAGGCCGCGCGCGAGCGCGCCGCCGCGATCCTCGAGGCGGGACGCCCGGGGGACGAGATGTTCCTCGTGACGTCGACGCGCCCCGAAGCCGGCGGCGCCGAGCGCACGGCGGACCGCGTGCGCCTCACACGCTCGCTCGGCCAGGTCGAGGCGACGGCGCTGCCCGCGCGCATGCCCGAGGCCCTCGAGGCGGCCCGGCGCGCGCTCGAGCGGAGCCCGCTCCAGAACCGGGAGCTCTACGTCATCACGGATCTCCAGCGGTCGAACTTCGACGCGCGGGCGCGCGCCCAGATCGAGGCCGCGGCGCAGGCGGCGCATCTCTACGTGGTTCCCCTCGTCGAGAGCCGCGTGCCCAATCACTCCTTCCTGGAAGTCGACCCGCTCCTGCGTCCCAGCCCGCAGAACCGCGGGATGGAGCTGCGCGCCCGCATCGTGAATCACGCGGACGCGGCCTCGGAGCGGCTCGCCATCCGGATCCGGCGCGGCGATGCGCTGATCGGGGGCGGCGACGTGACGCTGCGCGCCGACGAGACGCGCTGGGCCGCGATGCCGGTGGACTGGCGCCGCGAGGAGGCGAATCTCTCCGGGTCGGTCCTCGTGGAGGCGGACGAGGACGCGCTCGCGGAGGACGACCGGTGGTACGCGGTCCTGGGCGCGCCGGGCCGGCTCCGGGTGCTGCGCATCACGGAGGCGCGGGATGGCGCCGCGCCGCCACGCTTCGCCGCGCTCGCGCTGGATCCCGGACAGGACGGCCGATCGGGCTTCGTCGTCGAGAACGGGACGCCCGCCTCGCTCCTGTCGCTCCATCGGAACCGCGCGGACGTCGTCCTGCTCGAGGACGTGGCGTCGATCTCGGCCGATGCCGAGTCGCGCCTTCGCGAGTTCCTGCGACAGGGAGGCGGCCTGGTGGTGGCCATGGGCCCGCACTCCGACCCGGGCTATTACGGGAACCGGCTCTTCCCCGGGATCATCGACCTCGCGATCGAGGGTGTCGAGCAGGCCGGGGCGGGAGGATCCTACGAGATCCGCGCGCGACTCTCGGGGCACGACATCCTGGAAGGCCTCTCGGTCGAGGTCGGATCGCCCCTCACCCAGTCGCGCCTCACCGGGCTCGTGCGGTCGCGCCCGCTCTCGCCGCGCGCGGAGATCGTCGTGCAGACGACGGGCGGCCTGCCTCTCGTCGC
- a CDS encoding DUF58 domain-containing protein: MSERRARLLDPHFLSKLTKLDLTARLVVEGFLTGLHRSPYHGFSVEFAEHRQYMPGDPLRHLDWKVLAKSDRKYVKQYEEETNLRAMLLVDSSASMGYGSRGTTKLEYARQLAAALAYLMLRQNDAVGMFAFAAGRGEQIPPRSTMGHLRPILLLLERLAPGGGTDFASSLHTLAERLTRRGLVVLISDLLDDPERIAQAIHHFRHRKHEVLVFHVLDPQEVAFDFEREAVYVDLETGERVTTRPQELKQDYRRSVAEWKDRLRQFCIEKRAEYVPITTDQPYERALLEYLSKRARLL; encoded by the coding sequence ATGAGCGAGCGCCGCGCGCGTCTGCTCGACCCGCACTTCCTCTCGAAGCTCACCAAGCTCGACCTCACGGCGAGGCTCGTGGTCGAGGGCTTCCTCACCGGGCTTCACCGGAGTCCCTACCACGGCTTCAGCGTCGAGTTCGCGGAGCACCGCCAGTACATGCCGGGCGATCCGCTCCGGCACCTGGATTGGAAGGTCCTCGCGAAGTCGGACCGCAAGTACGTGAAGCAGTACGAAGAGGAGACGAACCTCCGCGCGATGCTCCTCGTCGACTCGAGCGCGAGCATGGGATACGGCTCGCGCGGGACGACGAAGCTCGAGTACGCGCGGCAGCTCGCGGCCGCGCTCGCGTACCTCATGCTCCGCCAGAACGACGCCGTCGGGATGTTCGCGTTCGCGGCGGGACGCGGCGAGCAGATCCCGCCGCGCTCCACGATGGGACACCTGCGGCCGATCCTCCTCCTCCTCGAGCGTCTCGCGCCCGGCGGCGGAACCGACTTCGCCTCGTCGCTCCATACGCTCGCGGAGCGTCTCACGCGCCGCGGGCTCGTCGTGCTGATCTCGGACCTGCTCGACGATCCCGAGCGGATCGCCCAGGCCATCCATCATTTCCGCCATCGCAAGCACGAGGTGCTCGTGTTCCACGTGCTGGATCCGCAGGAAGTGGCGTTCGACTTCGAGCGCGAGGCGGTCTACGTGGACCTGGAGACCGGGGAGCGCGTCACGACGCGGCCGCAGGAGCTGAAGCAGGACTATCGCAGGAGCGTCGCGGAGTGGAAGGACCGCCTCCGGCAGTTCTGCATCGAGAAGCGCGCCGAGTACGTCCCGATCACCACCGACCAGCCGTACGAGCGGGCGCTCTTGGAGTATCTCTCCAAGCGCGCGCGCCTCCTCTAG
- a CDS encoding MoxR family ATPase, translating into MTQPAAPVSDVQLLDELKSARNEILTELRKVIVGQDAVVEQLLTVLFANGHCLLVGVPGLAKTLLVSTLAKILNLEFSRIQFTPDLMPTDITGTEILEDDPVTGKRAFKFIRGPLFANMILADEINRTPPKTQAALLQAMQEYRVTAGVTTYPLALPFFVLATQNPIEFEGTYPLPEAQLDRFMFHISVGYPTDAEEEKIVATTTSAYEADLKKVMGVERILELQHLVRRIPVAEHVIRYAVRLARASRPGPQSESFVRDWVSWGAGPRAAQYLVLGAKSRAALLGRPTPAADDVRAVAPAVLRHRIIPNFNAEADGISSLDIIAKLLEATPSADGKRS; encoded by the coding sequence ATGACGCAGCCCGCCGCTCCCGTGAGCGACGTTCAGCTTCTCGACGAACTGAAGTCCGCCCGGAACGAGATCCTCACCGAGCTGCGGAAGGTCATCGTCGGACAGGACGCCGTCGTCGAGCAGCTCCTCACCGTGCTCTTCGCGAACGGACACTGTCTCCTCGTCGGGGTGCCCGGTCTCGCGAAGACCCTCCTCGTCTCGACGCTCGCGAAGATCCTCAACCTCGAGTTCAGCCGCATCCAGTTCACGCCCGACCTCATGCCGACGGACATCACGGGGACCGAGATCCTCGAAGACGATCCCGTCACCGGAAAGCGCGCGTTCAAGTTCATTCGCGGTCCGCTCTTCGCGAACATGATCCTCGCCGACGAGATCAACCGCACGCCGCCGAAGACGCAGGCGGCGCTCCTCCAGGCGATGCAGGAGTACCGGGTCACCGCGGGGGTCACGACGTATCCGCTCGCGCTCCCGTTCTTCGTGCTCGCGACGCAGAACCCGATCGAGTTCGAGGGCACGTACCCGCTGCCGGAAGCGCAGCTCGACCGCTTCATGTTCCACATCTCGGTCGGGTATCCCACGGACGCCGAGGAGGAGAAGATCGTCGCGACGACGACGAGCGCGTACGAGGCCGATCTGAAGAAGGTGATGGGCGTCGAGCGGATCCTCGAGCTGCAGCACCTGGTCCGGCGCATTCCGGTCGCCGAGCACGTGATCCGCTACGCCGTGCGCCTGGCCCGCGCGTCGCGCCCCGGGCCGCAGAGCGAGTCCTTCGTCCGCGACTGGGTGAGCTGGGGAGCGGGCCCCCGCGCCGCGCAGTACCTCGTGCTCGGCGCCAAGTCGCGCGCGGCGCTCCTCGGCCGGCCCACGCCCGCCGCCGACGACGTGCGCGCGGTCGCTCCCGCGGTCCTCCGCCACCGCATCATCCCGAACTTCAACGCCGAGGCCGACGGGATCTCGAGCCTCGACATCATCGCGAAGCTCCTCGAGGCCACGCCGAGCGCCGACGGCAAGCGCTCGTAG
- a CDS encoding ParB/RepB/Spo0J family partition protein, which produces MPGAGPSGSSGSPGADPSASRPIDPRTGDPKALARAVTALVGAPPESRPAAESRPGDIQHVPLSRITRNPAQPRTQFDPVTIKELADSIRERGVLQPVLLRPADGGYQLVAGERRFLATREAGFSTIPAIIRPLTDRESLLIALIENIQRENLNPIDEARAYYRLATEYGLQHDEIGARVGKDRSTVSNIIRFNNLPTPVQSLLESGRISGGHARALLSLADSKHQVDIATSAADHGWSVRELEERIKRAAPSARVPRARRAPKRAFSGELMALEDELMRLMGSRVRITRRRGGTGSVQIDYHSEEELERIVGLLRHTATAQG; this is translated from the coding sequence GTGCCGGGCGCCGGCCCCTCCGGCTCTTCCGGCTCGCCCGGAGCGGATCCGAGCGCGTCGCGGCCCATCGATCCGCGCACGGGCGACCCGAAGGCGCTGGCTCGCGCCGTGACCGCGCTCGTCGGAGCGCCGCCGGAGAGTCGGCCAGCCGCGGAATCCAGGCCCGGCGACATCCAGCACGTCCCGCTCTCGCGCATCACGCGAAACCCGGCGCAGCCGCGCACCCAGTTCGATCCGGTCACGATCAAGGAGCTCGCCGACTCGATCCGCGAGCGCGGAGTTCTCCAGCCCGTCCTGCTCCGCCCCGCCGATGGCGGCTACCAGCTCGTCGCCGGCGAGCGGAGATTTCTCGCGACCCGGGAGGCCGGTTTCTCGACGATCCCAGCCATCATCCGGCCGCTCACGGATCGCGAGTCCCTGCTCATCGCGCTCATCGAGAACATCCAGCGCGAGAACCTGAACCCGATCGACGAGGCTCGCGCATACTACCGACTGGCAACGGAGTACGGGCTCCAGCACGACGAGATCGGCGCCCGCGTCGGCAAGGATCGCTCGACCGTTTCCAATATCATTCGCTTCAACAACTTGCCCACTCCGGTCCAGTCCCTTCTCGAGTCCGGCCGGATCTCCGGCGGCCACGCCCGAGCCCTCCTCTCTCTCGCCGACTCCAAGCACCAGGTGGACATCGCGACCTCGGCCGCCGATCACGGCTGGTCGGTGCGCGAGCTCGAGGAGCGCATCAAGCGCGCGGCTCCGTCGGCACGAGTCCCCCGCGCCCGCCGCGCTCCCAAGCGCGCGTTCTCCGGCGAGCTCATGGCGCTCGAGGACGAGCTGATGAGGCTGATGGGATCTCGCGTGCGCATCACGCGACGCCGCGGCGGGACGGGCTCCGTTCAGATCGATTACCATTCAGAGGAGGAGCTCGAGCGCATCGTCGGACTCCTCCGGCACACGGCCACGGCGCAGGGCTGA
- a CDS encoding ParA family protein, whose product MTRTVAIANQKGGVGKTTTAVNLAAALALSGKRILLVDMDPQGNAGSGLGYPSVKITKGIYEVLTLGTPITDVIIESEVPGLHLIPSGQRLAGAEVELVDAERREYRLKEALAGIEDRYDFVLIDAPPSLGLLTLNALCAARSVLVPVQCEYYALEGLTHLLGAIRLVQQGLNTTLQIEGVLLTMYDNRLNLSQQVLDETRRFFAERVYRTVIPRNVRLSEAPSFGKPVVVYDPNCAGSTSYMSLAREVIERG is encoded by the coding sequence ATGACCAGGACGGTCGCAATCGCCAATCAGAAGGGTGGGGTCGGGAAGACGACGACGGCCGTCAATCTTGCCGCGGCGCTCGCTCTCTCCGGGAAACGAATCCTCCTCGTCGACATGGATCCGCAGGGGAACGCGGGGAGCGGGCTCGGCTATCCATCCGTCAAGATCACGAAGGGCATCTACGAGGTCCTCACGCTCGGGACGCCGATCACGGACGTCATCATCGAGTCCGAGGTCCCCGGTCTGCACCTGATCCCGTCGGGCCAGCGCCTCGCCGGGGCCGAGGTGGAGCTGGTCGACGCCGAGCGCCGGGAGTACCGCCTCAAGGAGGCGCTCGCCGGCATCGAGGATCGCTATGACTTCGTCCTCATCGACGCGCCTCCCTCGCTCGGGCTCCTCACCCTCAACGCGCTCTGCGCGGCGAGGTCGGTCCTCGTGCCCGTGCAGTGCGAGTACTACGCGCTCGAGGGACTCACGCACTTGCTCGGAGCGATCCGGCTCGTACAGCAGGGGCTCAACACGACCCTGCAGATCGAGGGCGTGCTCCTGACGATGTACGACAACAGGCTCAACCTCTCGCAGCAGGTGCTCGATGAGACACGCCGCTTCTTCGCCGAGCGGGTGTACCGGACGGTGATTCCTCGCAATGTTCGCCTGAGCGAGGCACCGAGCTTCGGAAAACCCGTGGTTGTCTATGACCCCAATTGCGCCGGATCGACGAGCTATATGAGCCTGGCGAGGGAGGTAATCGAACGTGGTTAG